In the genome of Lathyrus oleraceus cultivar Zhongwan6 chromosome 4, CAAS_Psat_ZW6_1.0, whole genome shotgun sequence, the window AGGTATTTATTTTTCCATCCTAGGATAAAAAATTACCTTATAACTTTTAGACGTAGAGATTTTGGCCACAACCAAAACTATTAGTTTAGGTGATAGTACTAATTATTATGAACTTATAACTATGGATAATTTTCTCGCTTTACCTTAAGGTTTTTTCCTTATTAAAAAGTCGAGCTTGTAATTCTAAGAAACATCTTTAAAGACAAAAATACCGAATGAAAATTTTATATCACCAAAACAACCGTACCCTTAGATTTCGTCACAAAAGCCTTATAAGAAAACAATAAAAAGAAATGCACTACTTAGTAGTGAAGAGTTATAGAGAAATATTGATATGCTTATGAACTCAAATAAAATTTATTCAAACACAGTTATAAAAGTAAATATCATTTAGCTATTTAACTTATATATAATTTGATTTTTTATACATTTTATATTTGAGAAAAAGAGACTTATTTATTAACTgtataaattaattttatattattCATAAGTAATAATTATATATCCGtcaaataaaattgaaaattatTTATATAATGTAATATAATAATATATTGGAAAATAGTGCAATTTTTTTTACAACGTGAGTAATCTCGATTAAACCCTTTACATTTTTGTAtagtaatttcttttattttgtAGTCTTTCTTTTCCATTTGTATGCACATTTAAATCATATCATTTGAGGTAAAAATACAATATATTTAATAAACTtcacaatttattttattaaggTAGGATTGTACAACATGCATCAGTGCGGCTAGAGATGAATCAGGTTTCTGAGCCTCATGTTCACCATGGCCATGCAAAGACGTCTATTTTTGGGACTCAAGCTTTTCCATATTCTTCTTCCCGTAGAAGACGAGTTTCAACTACCGATGCATCACTCCCTCCATCCTCCTGCATGCGTTAGGTTTCACCTATTCAAGTGCTAGAGGTACCCAAGTCACCGGTGGTATCGGAGGCACCAGTGCCACCTCCAACAAATGATGTTTCTGAGCTAGTGCCACTTCCGACTGCTGATGCTGCTGAGCCAGTGCTACCTCCAAAAGGTGAGGCTGCTGAGCCAGAGTCACCTCATGCATTTGGAGGAGGCCCTATAGAGTTGTCACTACTGCCTCTGGGATGGATAGGTAACATTAGTTGGATTCATTCTTTTTAATTTACATTTATTATTATATTTCAAGTTTCTGACATTGATTTATTTTTCTGCAGGATCGTGATCTGCTGAAGATTCTTAACCACATGCGAAATATTACTGGTTTGCCTCAGCCGAAAGAGGAGTGGTTTAAGGCAGTTTTGTCCCTATCTGGGATGAAGGGTTTGTGCATGACCAGTTATATTATGGTTAACCACGGGATACTTAATGCATTCGTGGAGAGATGGCACACCGAGACCTCATAATTTCATCTCCCGCTTGGTGAATGACTATCACGCTCGACAATGTGTCGTGTTTGCTACCTCTTCCGATCAGGGAGAAACTTCTAGAACGTGGAAGGATTAGTAAAGATGAGACACTCGATTTAATGATAGATTATCTAGGAGTTGACCTAGTGATTGTGATGACAGAGATGGAGAGAACTAGTGGGGCTTATGCTAAGTTTGAATTCTTAGAAAAGGTATATATAGATGAGCTCCTTATAGCAGAGCAGGCTAGAGGTGATGACGAGCAGGTGGGGCTCCATAGAGCGTATGATATGAGAGCATACATGTTATATTTGGTTGGCACTGCGATTTTATGGACAAGAGTGCCACTTATGCAGATCTCATCTACTTACGGTACTTCGAGAAGATCCATGAGTATAATAAGGGGCCACTTGTTTGGTCTACTTGTACTCGAAGTTATCAGAGGGTTGTAGGTGGAAGACGAAGCATGTCACGTGCAACATTGGACTACTGACAATAATATTGATTGGTCTTTTAATGTTTCTATGTCATTTTCATATCATCTTTGCAATGCCATTACTGGTAATTCGTGTGTTCCAACACTTTTCGGGTTTGGATCCTCTAGCACTTTCCGCACATCTCTGGTTGGGCAGGTGTACCGACTTATACTGAAGATATGTCACGTGCTACTGCATTTTCCCTACTCAGATTGAACCGGGCGATAGAACCGTTCAAAGTGTATCTTGACTGCTTGGTTGTCGAGGAGATGCACTTCAACAACTATGTCGATCACCGTGAGACACGACCATTTGATGACATATTGATATACTCGTGATGGTTAGCTTGCAGATCACGTTTCACTGCTCCTCATCTGCCTGAGCGCATGATGCGGCAATTCGGGTACACTTAGACCATTCCCAGACACCTTGTTGTGTCTGCTCCTCCTGCTTTGACATACAAATAGATGGATGTCTtgtttgatgattatgagagTCATCTGGTGTCGGGGGAGGCACGAAATGCCATAGCTGAGAGCGACTGAAGCTACGTTGACAGGTACATCAGATGgttcttcagggtgtcacatTCGTATATGGTGCAGACTGCTCTAGGAGATCCATCGAGGCTAATTCATCAAGAGATACTAGAGGAGAAACTGGCACAATTAGATCATGTTGAGGATGTCTTCCATAGATGTCGTCGCATAATGGAGATTGCGCGAAATAGACATTGACATATGTATCTTCCTTGATGGGTCTGATGTGAGGCAGGTCCTAGATACCATCATGACGGAGGCACGAGAGGCATTGATGTATCGGAGATAACGCTGGAGGACGGGGAGGGGGGGTGTATTGAAGGTCGATGAGCTAGAGGAGGCAAATGAGATGTAATCCGACATACGCAGTAATACAATAATATATAGTAGTTGTACTTTGGATTCATTATgaattgtattttattttcaCTTGATGCTATTTTATCGTGTATTTCGATTTTATTTATATCTGGCATTTTTGGACCATTTGAATTTATATGTCATTTTTTACATATCGATTGTATGATTTAAATCTCGTCACATAACATTGTACATAACGTTTATAAATCTTCATTTGaataaacataaacaaaacatAACATGTATTGTTCTGATAGGTTACAGAGATATATTTCCAAAAAATAaacagagatgcatctccggaacaATAAACATgtaaaacatctttcaaaatggatgcatggtgtattttttaaaatattatggagatgcatctccaaatCAATTAACATTTTGATTTAAAATAATGTTTATTCGGAGATACATTTTCAAAATCTAAAAGATATATTAAATTttctaaataatatttttctaTCTCATAGGATTCTCTAATAACTTTTACACATGGACATTTTGGCTCCAACCAAAACCATAAGTTTAGGTGATAATTTTATGAACTTGTAATTGTGGATAATTTACCTTAACGTTTTTTCCTTCTTCATTAAAAAGTCGAGCTTGTAATTCCGAGAAACATCTTTAAAGACAAAAAGACCAAATGAAAATTTTATATCACCAAAACAACCGCACCCTTAGATTTAGTCACAAAAGCTttttaaaaaacaataaaacGAAATTTTTCACAAAAGAAAATGCAATACTTAGTAGTGAAGAGTTATAGAGACATATTGGTATATGCTTATGAACTCAAATAAAATTTATTCAAACACACTTATTAAAATAAATATCATTTAACTATTTCACTTATatatcatttgatattttttacaTTATGGGGATGATGTACTGACTTCTACAATTATATATCCATTAAATAagattgaaaattttaaattatttgtATAAAAAAATAAGGTAATAATATTGGATAATAATTTCTTTAACTTTGTACTCTATCTTTTCCATTTGCATGCGCATTTAAATAATTTCATTTGAGGTAAAAATAACAATACGTTTAATAAACTTCACAAAACTATTTATTTTTATCAAGGTAGGATTAGTTTACATAAAAAAAAAAGGATAATGTTAGGTGGTTAAATAAATATTTTGTATTTACAATTTTTAAcattaattaaataaaaatcaaaattaaaataatatttttgcATAAAAAATCATTGTTCCTAGAAAAAAAAAACAGTAACAAATTAACAAGTGAAGGCATACACAATTTAGTGATTTTACACATGCAATGCAACATCTCCAATTTGATTGAAATCAGGCAATCCCAACTTCAAACAGAGTTACAGAGAGATAAATATAGGGGAAAAATAAAtctaaaaattaaaaaaaaaattgagagaaaattaGAAAATATCAAGAACTTCCAATATCAAATTATTGCAAAGAGGACAATTTCCTCTACTCACCCATAGCTCTCTTGAACACATCCTGCAAAACGTGTGTCCACACGGTATAAACGCTGCACCTTTATGCCTCACCATACACACGCAGCAATTGCGTTCCACCGAAACAttcccttcttcttcttcttctcgTTTCTCATCCACGTCATCACCTTCGTCAACATCACCAATTCGATCCAAATCAATTTCACTCTCTTCTAACAAATCCATCAGCGACATACTAACCTGCGCCGTCTCCGAGCTATTAACGTTCATTTCCTCGTCGGAGGACTCCCCGCCGGCGAGCAATTCGACCGGATCCGAATTGTTCAGATCTTCCCGAACGACGTcgttttgttgttgttgttgttgttgttgagttgaCTCGTCCGAGTTACGACGCTTTAGACGAAGTAATTCCTTAAAAGCTTTCCACGATTTTCGATCTTTTGTGCTGTTGCTGTTACTAACATCGTTGTTGGGCTCGTTTTCTCGTATAATGTCTAAGAGAGTTTGGTTTCGGGTTTTCTGAATGGCGAAAACGGCGTCGCTTTGGATTAACGTTGCAAGTGAGCTTCGAGTGTTGGTTGTTGTGTTACTGGATGAAGTCATTTGATCGTAGAGTGTTATTCTTGGACGATTTTCcatttttgttgttgttgaaggaACAAACATTTGTTAATGGGAATATGAGGAATGAATAATGGTTTAGTTGTTGGAACTGAAAGGTTAGAAGTTGTTATATTTGTAATAAGATTGGAGATATATTAAGCATGAGTCAACGTTGCTTTTGGAGTAGTTTGTTTTACCAAATGGGATTATAAAAATGGAAAAAGGAAAAACAGAAGACGACAACCTATGAAAGAGAATTTAAGTTGGAGTTTGTGTCTTGTTAAAATTGCGTGACTACATTAATGGAGTTACAGAGTAGTATTAGGGACCGGGTGCGTGAAAGTAAAAAAGAAAAAGAGGATCGATGATGGGATGATTGAATCTGTAAGTGGGGCCATTCATAAAGACACAACAGAAAGGAAAGACAAAAGTAAAAGGGGGAGACAGAGAACGCTTTGGATACCTTACCCTAACTGAAAGAGAAAGAGACCACATATATCAAATGAATTGCTATCTTGGATCTtaagaaaatttattttttaaattcaTTATGAATCTTAACTGTATAATTCGATATTTtgattatttaattaatttaaaaattaactaattttttttataaatcaGATAAAAAATTCCataaatatttatataattttGTTAAATATTTCTTTCGTCTCATAAAAAttatcttatttaatttaatttaatatgCAATTCGGTTTGATTCTGTTgatttttaaaaatcaaattaaatcaatgtGGTTTGAATTAGTTCGATTTTTTACAAGATTTTTATTAAGTCATGCACACACATAGAGAATAACATAATTTTGTGTTTACTTATTTATACATAATCAAATAACAacaaaattcatcatatttaaataaaaaaaattcatgcAAATATACAAAATCAGTTTAAACAAACATGAAAAAGATAATAGCATAAAATAAATAGAggagatgagagattagagaagatgaaaaagaaagagCAAAAGATTTGTGATATTAGAGAAGAAAGGTGTGGTAAAAATTTAATTagaagagaaaatagtaacataaaaatgagaagacgaaaaaaaaagaacataagagatgagATATTATAGTAGAAGATGCGACACGTACGTGGTAAATAAGATATGAAGAATGTGCAATACTATTAAAAGATATTTGAGAAAGTTGAAACTACAACCTtaagtgtgagtaagagaaaatcgttCTTAAATATAAAGTTAAGACATAATAGGTttaaatttttggttggttgtGAGATAAATGAAGTTTGGGTTGTAACACAATGCAATCTGGTTTGGTTTAAATTGATTTGCAAAATACAAACTGCAAGAAAATCAAACCGCGCAATTTTGTTAAAAAATGACTCAAACACATCCAAATCAAATACAGTTTTTTGCGGTTTTAATTTGATTTGGTTTAGTTTGCGattttctattgggttggttcAGTTTTAAACCTTCATACTTTTTATTCATCAATAATTGAAAAAAAAGGTTGAAAATTTGGCAAActagcaatttgaaaattggaaACCATTGATTTTGATTAGATCAAGAAATGATAGACGATGTGGCTCTCACATTATAATGTAGAGCAAACTACCAAAAGATGCATATATCTGGATCGAATTTTGCTGCACAATCATATATTTCGGTTGTTATGTATTGATAATCGTCTGATTAAAAATAGATGGTTACGATTGAATGAATATGTATTTTAAATTACTCTCTTGGTCTCATAAAAAGTGGCTTATTTAGGCAATACACAGTTCTTAAGAAAATGGTTAgatgtgttgattttaatgataaaattaaTATCATTTACTAGAATGCATTTATTAATTATAGTTAATAGAGTAGTTGAATAAAGTAAAAATTAATAAATAGGGATATAATAgtagaaaaataataataataaatgttGCATTTGTATTGTAAATGGACAATTGTTTTGAGATAGagaaaaaaatgcaaatgaaaCATTTTTTTTATGAGACAGAGGGGGTagtattaaaaaaataaaatctGACTTTTATAGgttgtttgaacatgatttgaTGGTCACGGATATCATGACTCCATGATTACGTGAAATTAcatttttaatgttttttttttcaaattttatgaatatttaaaattattttttttatagtACAATCTATGCATATATGTATGACAATTGTACTAATTTCAGCGGGTACTCGCAAAAAAAATACATATAATAGGTAGGGTAGAATCTACAAAATGGGTATGAACACGGAGACGGGTAATTATCCATAAAAATAAGTGAGTATGAATGTGTATATAGATACCTTGGTACCATATCCGTCACATACCTGCACAATGtatatttatatattttcatTTATGTTATTATATAAAATTGTATATCTATCACTTTTAAAAAATACATTTTGATATAAGTGTTTGATTATTTCATAACtcaataataaaaaatttaattttttttcaatgtGTTAAAAATATAAAATGATATGATATTTTTTAATTTATCAATTTGTTTTTACTAGAATTACGGATAACGAAGGGGTATGGGTACTTAGGTACCCATAGGGTACGGGTACATGTATAAAAGTTGGTGCACACGCGAGTATGAACTATAGTACAACGATTATTTTCAAATCGTAGGTATAAGGATGAGTACTATAATACCCTAACCAAACCCTACCCATTGTCATCCCTAAATACACATCTCATGCAATGTTATTTATATGGAGTCAATAAAAAATGATTAAATGGATAATTTCAAATATTAATATTCAAACATACAATCCAAGTAGTAATATCCATAGCCTCTTTTTTATTAATACGAACAAACCTTTGTTCCTTCCCCCAATCAATAACATTTCAAAAAATAATCTAAGCATATTATGAATACCATTATCTGAAAAATCACATGTATCTATAATATTTTCAATCTCAACCCTCCCTCATTCAATCTTTTTTAGTAAATCATTTCTAGACATTTCTTGCAAATTATCGCGACATTTTCAACAACTTTAATCTCCTCATATTTTCACATCACTTCAAGTTCGGTTAAGAACAAGAAATAAAAGATAAGATGATGGAGTTGCATCTCATTACGATGGAGAAATACTTTTTATGCGGAGGAGCAGGGCGAACCTGTAAGGTTAACACTTAACACTCAACGCCCAAGTTAGTAAGAGAATAAAAAATAAAGTGAGTGTGAGAATGAACTTGAATGCCTGAAATAACGCACTTTAATCATACATATCTAGAGAGTTTGAAGTCGTTTGTGTGTGATGCAGTGTATTGTGTAAACATTCTTTTGATTTAATTTGATAATAATTGATGTGTTGGAGGGCGGAATTGTCTACTTCTGGTCAAAGTGAATGTCTATATATCTTGTGAGCCCTTCAAATTGGTGTTCGTTGTTTGGCCTTTTTCCACGGGCATGTGGACGACCCAAAATTGTTGACCCTAAGCCCTTGTTCCTATTCTATAGAATGGCGGTTTTGCCTTGTACATCTTTAGCCCAACTATTAGGTAAGTACAAATTTTGATGTGACATCACTAGCATTGAGAATAGATGCATTACATGTCTTTCTCTTGATCCACTATGGTTCACAAGGAAGTCCTGACTTGTGTCCCTATGTAAGACGATAATGAGACCCCCTCTGTCTTAGGTTACTCAAGTACTTTGAAAATTTCTCAATGAGATCTCGAGTGTTAGTCGTGTGGTTTACGCTTCCCTATATGGTAGGTCACACTATTCACTTATGTTGAAATGCACATTAGATGTCCCTAAAccaataattttttatttttttattactTATGAATTTGAAAAAATCTTATTCCCCTTCGTCTACAACTTCTTCCATTATTGTCAGCCTTCTTACTAAGGTCTTCATCTCGGACTCGTTTGCTCCCCTTCCTTCAACGCATGAGTCCTCAAATTTGTATTTATAATGTAACACCAAGATCCATGTTTCTTCCACTCTTGCTTTCTTTATTATAGTTTCTAGATAAGAGGGTTATGGGGTTTGACTGAGGAAATTGTCGTTGATGGTGGCTTATTAGGTGGTCATGTGTATTTTAGCATGAACACCAAGCTTATCCTTAAACTTGCCTCGTGTTGCtattcatattcatttttttcatgtgTTGACAAAATTTCTTACAATGGAGGACCTCCTACCCGAAATTTGAAAGGGGGACAACTCTTTGGTATAGATGGACCAAGAGATGTTGTATATTTCCTTTGCTTTTATTGGTGAGGGGGGCTTACATCAAGCCTTCACAAAGATGGGAACTTATAAATATTGGGGGTATACCCCCTAAGAAAGGCAAAAGGACATGTAATGAATAAGATGGGTATGTCGTTCCCTTTCACGAAAGTTTATTCTCCTTCGCAGGTGTTTGTCTCCCCTTCAATGATTTTAAGGTCGGTGTGCTTAATCATTTCTTAATTGACCATTCACAATTGCATCTAGTGAGGTGGGTTTACATCAAAGTCTTCTATAATTGGTGTGAGTATAATATGGTGTGTCGACCATGCCTCTCACTCTTCTTAAATTTCTTTAAAGCCTAAAACAACTCTTTTCACTCCCTGCAGGGATAAGGCCGAATACCTCACAGGCAGTGTACCAAGATGTTCGATGTCTACTTAGAGAACGTGATGTTGGACAAGTGACTTCAAGCACAAGAGGAGGCTGGGTGAATTATGTAGTTTAAAATTTGCGATTACTTTTATACTTTTCTCGATTAAGATCTTGTTAATACTTTATTTGAGAGTAAATATAAGCGAAAATAAAAACAAATGATAAATAGAAGAAAATAAAGAGAGTAAGGGTTAGGGATATTCCACCAGAGAGTTATCCATGTTTGGTCTAACGTTGGCCTAGTCCCGTTCCCAAGAGATCTTATTGAGATTTTAACTAAAACTTTGAGTTTTTACAGGTTATGCCCACGAACCGTTTAATACAAGCTAATCTTTAAAAT includes:
- the LOC127076508 gene encoding uncharacterized protein LOC127076508, giving the protein MFVPSTTTKMENRPRITLYDQMTSSSNTTTNTRSSLATLIQSDAVFAIQKTRNQTLLDIIRENEPNNDVSNSNSTKDRKSWKAFKELLRLKRRNSDESTQQQQQQQQNDVVREDLNNSDPVELLAGGESSDEEMNVNSSETAQVSMSLMDLLEESEIDLDRIGDVDEGDDVDEKREEEEEGNVSVERNCCVCMVRHKGAAFIPCGHTFCRMCSRELWVSRGNCPLCNNLILEVLDIF